Genomic segment of Paenibacillaceae bacterium GAS479:
GATGGTTTTGTCGTGGTGTCTAGTTTTCATAGTCGTCTTCATCGTAGAGATCTATTCACCTGCCTGCTGTTTCAGAACGCGTACGCCCTGTGGACCAGCGACATAAACCGTATCCGTCATACCAACGAACAGGCCTGTCTCCAGGACACCGAGCAGCGATTTGAGCTTGCGGTCGACCGCGCCGGGGTCTGCGATAAGGCCGAAGTCGCAATCAAGAATGTAGTTCCCGTTGTCAGTGAGGACTGGCTCGCCGTTCCGCTCACGGCGTACAGCGACGCATCCTTCTGCTTCCACACGGCGCGCGGTGGACCGCCAGCCGTAGACGGCAACCTCCACAGGTACGGTGAACGCGCCGAGCTTGGCGACGGCTTTGGACTCATCCGCCACGATGACAAGCCTTTTTGAAACAGCCGCCACCATCTTCTCCCGAAAATGCGCCGCGCCGCCGCCCTTGATCAGATCGAGGCTGTCGCTGACCTCATCCGCGCCATCGATCGTCACGTCCAGCGGCTCAAGCTCCGATAGCTCCGCCAGTGGAATGCCCAGCTCTAAAGCTAGTTTTTCCGTCGCCTCCGAAGTCGGCACACCGGTGAACTGCAGCCCCTCTTCCTTCATCCGGCGTCCCAGCTCCAGAATCGTATAATAAACGGTGGATCCGGTTCCCAGACCAACCTTCATGCCGCTTGTTACAACATCGGCTGCTTGTACACCCGCCGCTTCCTTGAAGTTCATGCTCCTGATTCCTCCCGAAGTATAATTGTTTCTTCATTTATAGACCGGCATTGCGGCCTGTCCGTTCTTCTTCGCACATTAGACGGTTACGAAAGCCTTGTCAATGTAGACGATTAATTCTTGTTCTATGAATGGGTTGCAGAAATACGGGCTCATAATAGGTCAACCGCCAGGGACCGATCTAGTTCCTGATTCATAGAATAAGAGAAAATAGAGCAACTATTTTTTGCAAACGTTCCTATTAATAAATCGAAACTGGAGAAGGGAGGGCCGCAAGGCGATTCAAAGCTTAAAATAAGCGGCATCCTGAGAGCTGGAGTATTTGGTATTTTTTCATAAAAAGGAGAGAGGACTGTATGCACAATTTAGAACTGAAGACGAGCGGCATTCAGAGTCCGCGTTTAGGAATAAGATTAGTTTTGTTTATTCTGCTCCTAATTGCAATCAAATTAATCAAAAAAAGAAAGAAAAAATGCGGGTGCCCACCGCCGGTCATAGGAGAAACGCAAGGTTATAACGTGTTCAACAAAACGACTAGTATCACATTTACCCTTGCTTCCGCTACCGGAGATTTACAGAGCCCGCCTCCGACCGTTGGCACGACCCTTTCTCCCGGAGGTCGAGAGAATTTTGAAGTCAACTCAAGTGAGATTAAAAATACCAGTGCTTCTATTGTATACACAGCAACGGCAGCGAACGGGACCCCAATCCGAATCTCCTTTAATCTGAACAACGGCGGCGGAAACAGTGGAATTCAGAGTGTTAAATCGACAGGACCAGTAAACGTCAACGTTAATCAGGGCTCGGTTTTTGCTGATCCATCCTTAACGATTACGGATAAAAGTTAGGAGTTTTCAAGATGGAACATTCAAATTTGAATACAAGCGGAGCCCGAAACCTGCCGTTGGGAATCAGGCTAGTGTTATTTATTCTGCTGCTTATTGCATTGAAGATCATCA
This window contains:
- a CDS encoding ribose-5-phosphate isomerase; the protein is MNFKEAAGVQAADVVTSGMKVGLGTGSTVYYTILELGRRMKEEGLQFTGVPTSEATEKLALELGIPLAELSELEPLDVTIDGADEVSDSLDLIKGGGAAHFREKMVAAVSKRLVIVADESKAVAKLGAFTVPVEVAVYGWRSTARRVEAEGCVAVRRERNGEPVLTDNGNYILDCDFGLIADPGAVDRKLKSLLGVLETGLFVGMTDTVYVAGPQGVRVLKQQAGE